The sequence below is a genomic window from Aureispira sp. CCB-E.
AAATGTACGCACCAAACGTTTATCTAAATCTTCATCTAGTTTTAAGAGTAATTTAGACAAGTATTGATGTGAGCGATGTAAAATTGTCCATCCTGCTCCATTCTCTTTATTGATATTTTCTGTATCTTGTAGTTTATTATAATACATAGGAATCTCTAATTTTTTGTGGTAATTAAATCTAGTAGATTCCTATCTTTTTTCCAAAAAAAAAGTCATCGCCGAAAAATTCGGGATGACTCATGTTTGAACAAAACAGTACTATTCGTTGAATCTTATTTTCCGTCTACTTCTTTAAGCAATACCTTTACAGCTGCTTCAATTTGCTGATCCTGTCCATTGGTTACTTTTGATGGTTCGTTGGCTACTTTCACATCTGGCTCCAACTGCGTATTTTCCATAAAGGAACCATCATTGCCAACCATTCCTACTTGTGGAATACCAAAAACATATCCACCGGGCAAACGTTCCCACCAAACAGCTGTCCCCGTTCCTGGCACAGGCATTCCAACCAGTTTTCCTACACCCAATGCCTTGTAAACATATGGAAATAGATGCGCGTCAGAATAATTTCCTTCCCCCATCAAAACACAAGATGGCTTAGACCATTTAAACATAGGCTCTCTTCCTATATCTTGTCCACGAGGCAAAATTTTCATATATATTTTTCCCCCTAAGAAAGTTGCTAAGTCATCGTGCAACCAACCACCCCCATTAAAGCGAGTATCCACAATAACAGCATCCATGCCAGCATTACGCCCTAAAACTTCTTCGTAAACCGTTTTATAACTTTCTGTATTCATTCCTCTAACATGCACATACCCGATGCGACCGTTCGAAACTCGTTCTGCTGTTTCCCTACAGTTTTCTACCCAACGATCATAACGAATATTAAACTCCGCTCCTCTGCTAATTGGCTTTACCGTTTCTTCCCAACGCTCTCCAGAAGCTGGATCAAATAAAGAAACTAAGGTATAGTTGCCCGCTTTTCTATTTAACATTGGATAAAAATTGGTCTCTGCTAGAATTTCGATACCATCTATTTTTTCTATAATGTGCCCAGCTTCCAATTTAGACGCTTTTTTATCAAAAGGACCTTTATTAATCACTTCTGCCACTTTCAAGCCTTTACCCTTATAGCCTTCATCATAATACAATCCTAAACTAGCTGTTGCATCGGCCGTTCTATTATAAGGAGGACGATAGCGACAACCTGTATGAGAAGCATTCAATTCACCTAACAATTCGCTCATCATCTCTGCAAAATCAAAACCATTATTAATATGTGGCAAGAAACGCGCATATTCCTTTTTATAAAAGTCCCAATTAACGCCATGCAAGTCTTTTTTGTAAAACTTTTTAACAACTTGTCTCCAAGCATGCTCAAACAAATAAGCTCGTTCTTCTGCTTCCTTCAAAATCATTTCTCCCCGAATAGTAATCGCTTTTTTCTTCTTTGAAGCTAGTTCAATGCGAGCGATACGCCCTGCATTAACAACAAAAAGATACTTACCATCCTTAGACAATTCCATTCCTCCACCTCTAGCACCTAGCTTCATTAAGATTTTTGTCTCTCTAGTTCTCAAGTTTGTTTCCCACAAATCAAAGCCCTTCTCAAAGCTAGCCATATAATATAGCTTTTCACCATCTTTCGAAACAATAGCATCCATAATAGAAGCAGAATGAATGGTTAGACGTTTTTTTCTATCGTGAATTCCATCAAAATCAATTGTTATTTCCTCCAACTTAATTTCATCATCATTTCCATCCTTATCTTCTTTATCTTTATCTTGGTCTTTTTTATCCTCAGTTTCTTCCTCTGTATCCTTTTTGTCCGTTTTCTTTTTCTTTTTGTCTTCCTTCTCCTTTTCCTTCAACAAAGCATACTCTTCCTTTGTTAGGTTGAAACGATCCCATCCTTCTTCTGTCAAAAACATACCGTAAATATCCGACTGTCCGCCCCAACTAGCTTGCGCCTTCATACCATCTCGTCCTGATCCCCAAATAATCATTTTGCCCCCCATTACAAATTTAGGCGCATAATCACCATAACCACTACGAGTCAAGTTAATGACGGATTCTTTCCCATCGGCTTTAATTAAACCAACTTCAGAAATCCATTGTTGAGGCTGTAAAAAGTTCACCAAGAACCATTTTCCATCTGGAGACCAAGAATAAGTTTGGTCGCCATCTGCATAAGAATAGTTCTTATCCGCAGGCATTACCTCTCGAACTGCCTTCGATTCCAAGTTAATTACCTTCAAAGCCGTGCGCTCTTCCAAGAAAGCAACCTCTTTGCCATCAGGAGAAAAAGCAGGTTGAAACGTTTCGTTTTTACTTTCCAAGATAGGCTCTTCTTTAAGAATCGTAGAATTGAAAAAATACGTTTCTTCTTCTCGTCCTAATTTAGTCTGATATAAGTTCCAACTTCCGTTGCGTTCACTTGCATACAAAATAGCACGTCCATCTGGGCTAAAACTGGCTGTGCGTTCTCTTTCTGCTGTATTGGTAATTCGCTTTGTCATACCACTTTCAACAGAAGTCACAAATACTTCTCCTCTATTGACAAAAACGATTTCTTTTCCATTTGGAGAGACATCCATTTCTTGTGCAGCACTAATCGCAACTGTTTTTTTCTCATTGTAACGAGCATCTGCAACGATGTTAATCGACACTTTTAATGGTTTGTTGCCATCTCTTAGCAAGTAAATTTCACCATTATAACTAAAACACATTAACCCTTCATTAGAAATCGTTAAGTTACGAACAGGATGATTTTTTAGTTTGGTTACCCTTCTGGTACTTTTGGGGTCGTCTAATTTAATTGCATGAACATTCATTGTCCCGCTTTCTTCACTTAGGTAAAATAACTCCTTGCCGTCTTTTGAAAAAACAGGGTTTCTATCTTCTCCGATAAAAGAAGTTAATTGAGTATATTTCTTGTCCACTATAGAATACATCCACAAATCACGCGTCACAGAGGAGGTATGATGCTTACGAAACTCATCTTCATAGCCTTTTCTATCGTGATAAGCAATCATTTTTCCATCTTTTGAATATACAGCATCATCAGCCGGGATGGTCAAAATTTGTTGCACTCGCCCTCCCTTTGTTGGAACCTGATACAATTCTGGCATTCGTCCTGAAGGAAACATTCTATTTTGAACATTATCCAAGCGCAACGAACTAAACAACACCCCGCTATCATCATTGGCAAAATCTGTTGGAAAATCATTGGCGGAATGATACGTCAAACGCGTAGGACGACCACCTGTAGCTGGCATGATATAAACATCAAAATTGCCATATCGATTAGAAGCAAAGGCAATTTGCTTACCGTCATTAGACCATACTGGTCGAGAGTCATGCGCATCGTGCAATGTTAAGGCTGTTGCCGTCCCTCCTGTCGAAGGCACCTTGTATAAATCTCCTTTATAACTAAATACAATCTGCTTTCCGTCTGGGGAAATGGCAGCATATCGCATCCACAAAGGAGGTCCATCCTGCGCCCATACTTGATTTATTGCTACGAATAATAATGCCATTAGGCATAATCTCCAATTTGTTATCATTTGAGTAGTATTTTGGTAGTAGTTAGTGTAATAATACTCCGTTGATTTTTTAGTTTTCCTACGAAAAACGTAAAAAATCATCTTGCATTAGTTTGATTATCAGCCTTTTAGTATAAAAGTCAACAAAAGTACATCTTACTGATAATCAAACTAATACGATTTTTCAACGGAGTAATGTGTAATAATAGAAACTTCTAAGTTAAAAAATATCTAGCGATAATTGGATTGAGAAAGGGCTTGTTTCGGATTACATTCAACATTATCAGACGAACGGCTTGTTATAAACGATGAATTAAGAAAAACTAGTGATAAAAGCTTTCTTTAATCCTCTGCAATCATCGGTACTATCAGTAGAAACCACACAGCAAATTTGGTTAACAGAAAGAGAAAAAAACACATTTATAGTAGCTTATTTCATGGAGTTATAAACTCCGCTAGTTTCGCTCCTACTACCTCGCATTTCAAAAGCATTATAAATACTGATAATCAAAAGGTTAATACAAAATAAAATAAAAACATAAGTCGTTAATTCTTAGGCTTATAAAATTTAGCTGTGCTGCTACTACATGGTTTCAGCGAACTATTGTTTCAGACTTTGACAAATAATTGTATTTTTGCAGCAAGTTTTGGCAATAACGTTTCAAATGTTTCAAAAAACAACTGTCTTTATTAGACATTTTGAAGCATTTATAAATTTTATTAAGTGGCCATTAACTTCTAAATTTGCTAACTATTTAACTTACATACAACATGGCATTAAAATGTGGAATTGTTGGACTTCCAAACGTAGGAAAATCAACGCTTTTCAATGCACTTTCTTCTGCTAAAGCCTTAGCAGCTAATTATCCTTTTGCGACCAAAGAACCCAATATTGGTACGATTACAGTACCAGATGAGCGTTTGACAAAATTAGAATCTATTATCAATCCTCAAAAAGTAATTCCTACTACTATTGATATTGTGGATATTGCTGGATTGATTCGTGGTGCTAGTAAAGGGGAAGGACTTGGCAACCAATTTTTAGGTAATATTCGTGAAGTAAATGCTATTGTGCATGTTGTTCGTTGCTTTGAGAATGGTAATATTGTACATGTTGATGGCGATGTAGATCCTGTTAGAGACAAAGAAACGATTGATTTGGAGTTAATTTTCAAAGATATTGAAAGTGTTGAGAAGCAGATTCAAAAACAAAAAAAGATGGCTAAAGGTGGCGATAAAGCGCTACAAAAATTAGTCGTTATCTTAGAAAACTTGTTGAAGCACTTAGAAGATGGCAAACCTGTTCGTAGTTTTGACGATTACGAAACAGAAGAAGCTGAAATTATTATCAAACAATTGCAACTTCTAACTGCAAAACCCATCATCTATGTTTGTAACGTTGATGAAGATTCTGTTATCTCTGGTAACGAACATACTGAAGCTTTTAAAGAAGCTGTAAAAGATGAAAATGCAGAAATCATTCTAGTTAGTGCTGCTATTGAAGCTGATATAGCGGAGTTGGATACTTACGAGGAACGCATGGAATTTTTATCTGATTTAGGCTTGACAGAGCCTGGTGTCAATAAATTGATTCACGCTTGTTATAGTATTCTAAATCTTATCACTTACTTTACTGCTGGAGAAAAAGAAGTACGTGCTTGGACCATTAAAGTTGGAACCAAAGCTCCCGCCGCAGCTGGTGTTATTCACTCTGACTTTGAGCGAGGATTTATCAAATCCAAAACCGTTGGTTTTGATGATTTTATTGCCAACAATGGTTGGAAAGGTGCCCAAGAAACAGGCACTTTGCGTCAAGAGGGCAAAGAATATGTCGTTCAAGATGGCGATTTGTTAGAATTTATGTTTAACGTATAGAATATACTTCGTTTTTTGTAAAAAAAAGCGTTGAGAGAATCATTTAGAAATCTTTCAACGCTTTTTTATTTTAACAATTATTCCCCCTTAATTTGAGCTATCAAAGCTTCTGTTTCTTTGATGTATTTATTCTCTTTTTTGCTCAGCTCTAACTGTTTATTGGCCACTTCCAAAGCAGCCTCCCGATCTTCTAAGGCTAGTAGAATCAAAGCTTTGGTTTCTAGAGTTGCGATACTTTCTTCTAACAAAATTGCTCGATCTACCCACTCCAAAGCCGCATTCAATTGCGTTTTACTTTTACCATATACATCCAACATATAACGAGCGATTCCATTCAAGCTTTTGGCATCCTTGCAATGCTTTTCATATTTGCGAGCCAAACGATAATCTCTGCGCTCATCTCCACGCTTGCTATAAAAATCAATTCTCGTCTTAAAATACTCTACCCTATCAGGCAAAATTTGTTTTACTTCTTGTAAAAAATCACGAATAACTACTTGACTCGAACCATTTTCAATAATTTCATAACAACGAATGTTAAAAGCGGCATCCAAATAACTATCAACTCTATCTATCCCCAAACTTGTGATAAAATCTGATTTGTTAGCTACGACATAATGATAAGCTCTATGGTTATAATTATTGATACAATGCTCCAGAACATCAAAATGCTCCGCCTCTTTTAGTGCCTCCATCCCCACCAAATCAATGTATACATCGGCTATATAGGTATAATCTTCTCCAACACGTTTCAATGCTTCAGCATATTTTTTAAGAAAAGCTGGATTATCTTTTTCCGTTTCAAATTGCTTTTGTAAAGTGTAAATTTGATTTTCAGGCAGTAGAGCTTCTTTGCTTTTAGTAATTAAATCTTCTGCTTTGTAAGCACCAATAATTCGGTGTACCAACTCCCCCTCTGCATCAAAATACAACAAAGTTGGATAAGAAGTCACCCTATATTTTTTCGCAAAATCTACTCCTTCTCCTTTTTCTATATCCAACTTATAACTAATGTAGTTTTCTTTAAAAAACGCACCGACTTCGGCTTTAGAAAAAGTATTGTTATCCATCCACTTACAAGGCTCACACCAAGAGGCGTAGGTATCAACAAAAATTGGTTTATTCGAGTCTTTCGCCTTTGCTTTTACCGACTCCCAGTCTACTGCTTCAAAATCAATACCTTGAGCATTTATCAATGAGGAAATCATAAACAATGGGGTCGTAAACAGAAAAGTAAGTAAGTAATTTTTCATCATGGATTGCTTTTACAATAGTTCGTTGAAACCACGCATTAGCAGCGAAGCTAAACTTTATTAGTTTGATAATCAGCAAGTTGCAACTTTGCTTCGTTTCGTATTAAAGCTTTGGTTATCAAACTAATATAAATGTGCTTTTTTATTTTTTTGGTAAAAAAGTAAAAAACTAAGCTTGCGCCCTCATGAGCGTAGCGAACTAATCAACGAACTACTACTTTTAATAAAGAAGAATAAAGGCACTTTAAAACAACAGATGCATTGTTTTCGTTTCGATAACACTAAAATAAGACCAATTGTTCTAATTCAACGTCATAGAACTGTCATTCTAAAGTTTTTCATCTACGGGCTCCCACAACTCAATCTTGTAACCATCAGGATCCAAAATCCAAGCAAATTTACCATATTCAAAGCTTTGCATTTCTCCTACGATCGTTACGCCTTCCTCTTTTAGACTAGTCAACAAAGCCTCTAAATCATCTACTCTGTAATTAACCATAAATTCCTGTTCAGAAGGATTAAAGTAAGTTGTATCTTCTGGGAAGGCATTCCACACCGTATTTCCTTCTTGTTCAGGGTTTTCTTTTTCTAACCACTTAAAAGTTGCCCCATACTGGTCAGACTCTATCCCTAGATGATTTTGATACCAATTTTTGCTTTTTTGAGGGTCTTTTGTTTTAAAAAAAATGCCTCCAATTCCTGTTACCCGTTTCATAGTTATAAAATTTTAAGTTGATAAGTATAATAGTTGGTGACACTTAAGAAATACAATGCAGATATCTTTTAATTTAAAATACTAGGATCCAGCAGTTTTACAAGTTTAATGCCTTTTAATAATGACTTTTTTATTTTAAACTAAATGAACAATTCTTACTTTATTATGTTTGCAAATAAGTGCCTTTAATAAACCTTTACAATTTACCAAAACCAACAAATTATAATTACAAAATACACATTTCTTTTATTAGCACCTAAGTAAGTGAGCATAAAAAATTATCGGTAAAAGTTATTGAACACGCATCTCATTTATGAGTCAAACAGTAACTTATTATGGTTGCTATATTTTTTTCTAAACATTTACTTATATTCCAGAACTTGTATGCAACCCAATAATCTAAGTACAGAAAAAAAATCCAACGAATTAGGCACCGAGACAATCGACAAATTGATTGCCAAGCAAGGAATTCCAGCTGCAATTGGTTTTTTAGTCATGTCTATCTATTTGATTGTCGATACTATCTTTGTAGGGCATTGGGTTGGTGCCATGGGAATTGGAGCTATCTCAGTTGTCTTACCTGTTACATTTTTAATCGCCTCTATTGGAATGTCGATAGGAATTGGAGGCGCCTCAATCATTTCTAGAGCATTAGGTGCAAACGACAACCAACACGCACAACAAGTCTTTGGCAATCAGATCACATTAAACATGTCTATTGCTACCTTTTTTGTTATCATGGGAATGATTTTCAAAGAAGAGTTATTAATGATCTTTGGTGCCAAAGACGACATCATGCCCTTTGCCAAAGAATACTTCACCATCATACTGCTAGGCATACCTTTTTTGTCGTGGGGAATGATGAGCAACCATGTTATTCGAGCACAAGGTTTTCCCAAAATAGCTATGAATGTAATGCTTGTTCCTGCTATCTTAAATTTAGTGCTAGATCCTATTTTTATCTATTGGCTTGATTGGGGAATGCAAGGAGCTGCTTTGGCTACTATTTTTTCGTATTTTGTAAGTGCTAGTTATACCATTTGGTTCTTTGTAAAAGGCGATAGCGATTTGAGAATTAGTAAAAAAAACTTAGTCCTACATTGGTCCATTATTTCTGAAATTATCTCTTTGGGTTTTGTCTCCTTAGCACGCCAAGGAGTGATTAGTATCTTGGCTATTGTCCTCAACCACTCCTTATATACTTATGGACGTAGCGAAATTTATATTTCGGTCTATGGAATTATCAATCGTGTTATGATGTTCGCTATGTTCCCAATCACAGGAATTACACAAGGTTTTTTACCTATTACCAGTTATAATTATGGCGCAAAAGAATACCATCGTGTCAAAGAAACCATTCGAAAATCAATTATTTATGGAAGCTTAATTGCGATTCTTATATACATCTGTATTCTGTATTTTCAAGTTACAATTGTTAAACTTTTCTCTACCAACAAAGAGATTTTAGCAATTACTCCCGAAGCTATGGCGATTGTATTTATGGCAATGCCTTTGATACTCATACAATTGATTGGTTCTTCCTACTATCAAGCTATCGGGAAAGCCGTCCCTGCGTTATTACTAACCTTAACCAAACAAGGTTTTTTCCTCATCCCATTGGTTTTTATACTTCCTCGTTTTTGGGGGATTAATGGCATTTGGTATGCTTTTCCTATTGCAGATGTTTTGTCAATGTTGGTAACCGCTATTTTCCTATGGAGGGCTTATCGTCAACTGGGCACCCCTTCTAAAATAGAATAATACGAATAACTAAAAAACAAACAGCCTGCTGAACTAATACAATGCCGTATTATTTCCTTGTATCTGAAAGAACAATTTAGCAGGTCGAACTTTTTGTCCTTCTTCGTACAAATATTGTTTTCCTTCGGTGTCGATCATTGGAATATGTGGATCTGTTAATAAAAAGGAATCGTGAATCAATAGATTTTGAAAAGCATTTCTTACTTGATCTGCATCAACCCCTAGCGTTGCCCCTAAATATTGCCCAAAACCTAGATACTGTTCTATTCCTATTGCCAATACGCCAGCACTTTTTTCTTGATACAAAACATCTTTCATGGCTCGATAACCATATTTCGCAGGAAATTGCTTTGATTTCATGGTAATGCTTCCTGGACCGTAGGGATCGGCTGTCCAAGCAATATTAGCAATCGAAATTTGAGTATTTTGTATTCTATAATATAAACCAACCGCTCCAGTTCTGTGCTTATCCTCTTGAAAAAATGCCAAAAAATCATTTTCCATCAACAAACTAAAACCATAAATTCCAAAACCAAATGTCCCAGTTAATTGAGAAGTTTTTATATTATCCAAATAAAAATTATAGCTATAACCAATGGAATATGGGCGACTTGTTTGGTTGCTAATTTCATGAATAAAAGGACTATAATGCACCGAATCTTTAGCTCCAAAAGCAGCTACAACTCCCACTCTAAGCTGCCCCTCCCAAGAAGGAATTTCTGTTGCAAAAGAACGTGGATTGTAATAACCTGCTAGTTGTAAATTTGCTTGTATGTATTCGTAATGGAAATAAACCTTTGCGATCAAACCAATTCGGTTAAAATGGCTTCCCAAATTAAAAGAAAAACCAATCTGCCCGCCAAAACCTTGTCCAAAATCCAGTTGGGCAGTTGCACTACATGTTATCAAAAAAAAGAACGTTGACAAAAAAAATTGCTTCATCAGATTACTCGATAATTAAAGTTTGGCAATCCGTTGCATTCGTATATTCCTCATACAAGCTCTTGGTCTGTATCAAACTATCTTTTAAAGTGGCATGATTTCCAAAGTTTAGAAAAACCATCAAAAAAGAACTTGTATTTTCTGTCACCATCGTTCGAGTAGAGTCGCTCGTTGGCGTACCAAAAGCCCCTTTGTTATCTCTAAAAACAGGCAAATGTTCAATATTTAAATCTCCCTTTCCTATCCCCTCATAAAGTTCTCCTTTTGCACCTATTCCCAACACAATATCC
It includes:
- a CDS encoding MATE family efflux transporter, translated to MQPNNLSTEKKSNELGTETIDKLIAKQGIPAAIGFLVMSIYLIVDTIFVGHWVGAMGIGAISVVLPVTFLIASIGMSIGIGGASIISRALGANDNQHAQQVFGNQITLNMSIATFFVIMGMIFKEELLMIFGAKDDIMPFAKEYFTIILLGIPFLSWGMMSNHVIRAQGFPKIAMNVMLVPAILNLVLDPIFIYWLDWGMQGAALATIFSYFVSASYTIWFFVKGDSDLRISKKNLVLHWSIISEIISLGFVSLARQGVISILAIVLNHSLYTYGRSEIYISVYGIINRVMMFAMFPITGITQGFLPITSYNYGAKEYHRVKETIRKSIIYGSLIAILIYICILYFQVTIVKLFSTNKEILAITPEAMAIVFMAMPLILIQLIGSSYYQAIGKAVPALLLTLTKQGFFLIPLVFILPRFWGINGIWYAFPIADVLSMLVTAIFLWRAYRQLGTPSKIE
- a CDS encoding thioredoxin family protein, which encodes MKNYLLTFLFTTPLFMISSLINAQGIDFEAVDWESVKAKAKDSNKPIFVDTYASWCEPCKWMDNNTFSKAEVGAFFKENYISYKLDIEKGEGVDFAKKYRVTSYPTLLYFDAEGELVHRIIGAYKAEDLITKSKEALLPENQIYTLQKQFETEKDNPAFLKKYAEALKRVGEDYTYIADVYIDLVGMEALKEAEHFDVLEHCINNYNHRAYHYVVANKSDFITSLGIDRVDSYLDAAFNIRCYEIIENGSSQVVIRDFLQEVKQILPDRVEYFKTRIDFYSKRGDERRDYRLARKYEKHCKDAKSLNGIARYMLDVYGKSKTQLNAALEWVDRAILLEESIATLETKALILLALEDREAALEVANKQLELSKKENKYIKETEALIAQIKGE
- a CDS encoding S41 family peptidase, translated to MALLFVAINQVWAQDGPPLWMRYAAISPDGKQIVFSYKGDLYKVPSTGGTATALTLHDAHDSRPVWSNDGKQIAFASNRYGNFDVYIMPATGGRPTRLTYHSANDFPTDFANDDSGVLFSSLRLDNVQNRMFPSGRMPELYQVPTKGGRVQQILTIPADDAVYSKDGKMIAYHDRKGYEDEFRKHHTSSVTRDLWMYSIVDKKYTQLTSFIGEDRNPVFSKDGKELFYLSEESGTMNVHAIKLDDPKSTRRVTKLKNHPVRNLTISNEGLMCFSYNGEIYLLRDGNKPLKVSINIVADARYNEKKTVAISAAQEMDVSPNGKEIVFVNRGEVFVTSVESGMTKRITNTAERERTASFSPDGRAILYASERNGSWNLYQTKLGREEETYFFNSTILKEEPILESKNETFQPAFSPDGKEVAFLEERTALKVINLESKAVREVMPADKNYSYADGDQTYSWSPDGKWFLVNFLQPQQWISEVGLIKADGKESVINLTRSGYGDYAPKFVMGGKMIIWGSGRDGMKAQASWGGQSDIYGMFLTEEGWDRFNLTKEEYALLKEKEKEDKKKKKTDKKDTEEETEDKKDQDKDKEDKDGNDDEIKLEEITIDFDGIHDRKKRLTIHSASIMDAIVSKDGEKLYYMASFEKGFDLWETNLRTRETKILMKLGARGGGMELSKDGKYLFVVNAGRIARIELASKKKKAITIRGEMILKEAEERAYLFEHAWRQVVKKFYKKDLHGVNWDFYKKEYARFLPHINNGFDFAEMMSELLGELNASHTGCRYRPPYNRTADATASLGLYYDEGYKGKGLKVAEVINKGPFDKKASKLEAGHIIEKIDGIEILAETNFYPMLNRKAGNYTLVSLFDPASGERWEETVKPISRGAEFNIRYDRWVENCRETAERVSNGRIGYVHVRGMNTESYKTVYEEVLGRNAGMDAVIVDTRFNGGGWLHDDLATFLGGKIYMKILPRGQDIGREPMFKWSKPSCVLMGEGNYSDAHLFPYVYKALGVGKLVGMPVPGTGTAVWWERLPGGYVFGIPQVGMVGNDGSFMENTQLEPDVKVANEPSKVTNGQDQQIEAAVKVLLKEVDGK
- a CDS encoding VOC family protein, producing MKRVTGIGGIFFKTKDPQKSKNWYQNHLGIESDQYGATFKWLEKENPEQEGNTVWNAFPEDTTYFNPSEQEFMVNYRVDDLEALLTSLKEEGVTIVGEMQSFEYGKFAWILDPDGYKIELWEPVDEKL
- a CDS encoding polymorphic toxin type 23 domain-containing protein, whose amino-acid sequence is MKQFFLSTFFFLITCSATAQLDFGQGFGGQIGFSFNLGSHFNRIGLIAKVYFHYEYIQANLQLAGYYNPRSFATEIPSWEGQLRVGVVAAFGAKDSVHYSPFIHEISNQTSRPYSIGYSYNFYLDNIKTSQLTGTFGFGIYGFSLLMENDFLAFFQEDKHRTGAVGLYYRIQNTQISIANIAWTADPYGPGSITMKSKQFPAKYGYRAMKDVLYQEKSAGVLAIGIEQYLGFGQYLGATLGVDADQVRNAFQNLLIHDSFLLTDPHIPMIDTEGKQYLYEEGQKVRPAKLFFQIQGNNTALY
- the ychF gene encoding redox-regulated ATPase YchF; this encodes MALKCGIVGLPNVGKSTLFNALSSAKALAANYPFATKEPNIGTITVPDERLTKLESIINPQKVIPTTIDIVDIAGLIRGASKGEGLGNQFLGNIREVNAIVHVVRCFENGNIVHVDGDVDPVRDKETIDLELIFKDIESVEKQIQKQKKMAKGGDKALQKLVVILENLLKHLEDGKPVRSFDDYETEEAEIIIKQLQLLTAKPIIYVCNVDEDSVISGNEHTEAFKEAVKDENAEIILVSAAIEADIAELDTYEERMEFLSDLGLTEPGVNKLIHACYSILNLITYFTAGEKEVRAWTIKVGTKAPAAAGVIHSDFERGFIKSKTVGFDDFIANNGWKGAQETGTLRQEGKEYVVQDGDLLEFMFNV